TTATCAGTGGCTTCTAGCATACACAattatcatacatatacatgttaaataaaaaaaaaaaaaactgttgtcttattattaatattacaactatttatattacattatcggAGATAGATTTTTATGTgtcaaatgaaaaacaaatgcTTTTACTCgtgaaaataatgaacatttacgaagaaaaatgttaaaaacttatttaattgattacaaaagaaataaaagttattttatgaATAACGCTTGTACACAAATAGATGTATCTCTTTAGACAAAATTAGTTATGACTATTCATGCCTTCTTTGTGTCATATCAATAACAGTGAGGAGGAATAAAGCTTAAcaataatcatgataaaattgctaaaaaaaaaaaaaaaaaaaaaaaaaaaaaaaaagaaaaaaatcgaaatactTCAAGCCCGTTTACTGTCTGAAAATGCACGCACGATACTACCTACTCCactaatattatataccttCTCGTGCCATATTAACAAGTGATTACTGCTACCTTCTGTTGGAATTTCAAATcctcgataaatatatttcattaagaCATCCATTAAATCGCGATCTAATTGTGCTAGACAATCATCCATTTGATTCGATTTTATACTTAGAAGAACCTTCTGTGTTAAATTTCTAGCATTATCCtgaaatacgtacatattgaacacatttttttacaatacaatataatatttaagaatattattaacttttatattatatgaaaatattgatagaaaaaaaaaagaaaaaaaaaagggaaagtaataattaaattacacaataatattataatcaacgattaagaatataaatggataaagaaattttgaacGGAAGTATGAAAATTTGAGGTTACCTTTATCTGCTGATTTTTACATCCTAAAGGTGCTGACTTTAAAACTGATATCAATGCTTCGGCATTCTTACccttaaaaatatgttaagaaaaatattcgattgaattataattcaattatattaaaaattaacatatataaatatacatatacgtgttgtatacgtgtatgtatatgaaattatGCGAGAAAGGATATTGGCTAAGAAGTGTCAGAATCTCATTTTCGTCAGGACCAGTGGGTCCCGTCGAACCCGCATCTCCATCCTCTtccttaaaattattatcactgTATTGATCAACATCTATTTTTCGGAATGCTGACGCCGACGTATCTTTTTTACCGTCGTTTCTCGACATATCTATTATCTATACCACGTAAACCTTTCTAGGATCACGCTTGATCACGCCCGGCTTATTGCCATGCCATGACACAAAGggtatattataaatcgtgGCCATCGTGACTACAGAAGCGACATCTACGTGGGTGTTCCTAAAACCATCATAATCGATTTAAAGAACGACTACAGCGCTTTTTGGATAATTATAATGTCGGTAATCTAGAActcgatttataaaaattataaataatataatagttcgtatcttttattaatcgaatctatattatagtatatttatgatttaataaggaataatttgaaatttattggaAGTTTAGTTTCTTGCCGTTTTTTATTGTATCATGTTGTGTTTATGTTCTTTCGAATGGTATTAGATCTAAACGAACGCGATGGACTGTCCGGcacttattaatatatttcatactcCTAAAATAATATGGTATCAAACGGATAATACAATTGGTATCCGTGTTATGTTACAAGACGTTAAGGACTATTTTCTTAGGGTCGAAATCgaccatttattttttaggtATAAACACATAATAACAACGTGAAGGTTAAAAGTTtgtttacattattatcaaatCGATGTTGagtggtaaaaaaaaagagaaagaaaaaaaaaagaaagaaaaatgataaaagaatatatctatttttagcACCATATTGAACGACAAAGAATATTATCTAAGTTTGTATCTATTTGGCAGTGTGATACCAGAAGAAACTACTCATCTCAATttggaaagagaaattaaaatcaatctcATAAAGgcatttaaatgtaatttttataataatatcattgttaatatgacttttaattgataattgttAACTTTAATTATATGTGATAGGGTTACCTTGgttaagattattaaataataaggaaaaatttcCTTATGTAGTTCATGATCTAGAACGTCTATATGAACCAAGTTGGaggaaggatgaaaaaaagagaattgttTTAGatggtaattatatatattttttttttcttttttcttttttttttttctttttataataaaaaaatttttaacggaaacatttttttttaatgattctaTCTCGTGCTTTTGAAAACTTTAGCTTTCGTAAagtttattattgtattgtgattttttttttttgtttttttttctacaatccAGATGAACACAAAATAGCTGAGTATTTGCGCACACAAAATATTTTGCCCGATGATGAATATACCAATGATGAAGATTCCGATGAATGGCTAGACAATGAAATGCTAGAtgatttattgttttaatacatttattactaCTAGCCGTAaagatataatctttttttaaaaaagacatttaatttacatttgcCAATGTGATTACAATAGAATTTTGATCTTTTAAATCTGCAATTTATTAGAATGCTCGATTAATGATATCCAATCTGCgagaaatgtttttctttatatgaaaaatattttatttgcaatATACGGTTTCATTAAATGTTTATACTTGAataagttacaaaaaaaaaaaaaaaaaaaaaaaagaaaaaaacagaaatctGTAACgtcagtattatttttttttcttataaatattcttattatcaaaGATTAGATTCATattgtttgaaaaaatttaatagaacatttgttatatattcgtgagagattaaagaatattttgaaagcatatttaaacatttataaatatttttatatttatattaagatatgaggatgaaaataaaaaataaataaaaaaaaaaaaaacgagaaagagaaaatggaaagaaattataacacaattttattttttttcaaataatttaataaaaattgtgaatATATAGAACCTGTATATCATTTCTCAACATATGTCTTTTATCAATAATGCTTGTCGTATGTATgactaatataattaattaacaaaaaaaatgttacaattAATGTggacaattaattattacatataatttaatccAAAAATCTTGTTTTTGTATTAAGCAAAAAAGTGAAATAGTTATTAAAGTAACAGATTagaatacattattaaaaataatgtatatctttataataatgtattctaataaaagttaataaaataatctaaaagTGATAATACTTATGTGATTGTCAATAAAaacaatcattttatataatctattagTCGAGGAACTATTAGAATGTTGGTATTCAATATAAATGCTAAATATTTGTTCGTATATCgcattatacaatatttgcaTATATCTCCTTATAACGTAATGGAATATATTGTTTTGTGTGAGACgtattatataaagtaaagaTACTACAAATATGACTATCATATATCCCTGCAAAGTATACcttaaaatttgaatataattttatgtaataaatatattatatatatatattatatatatatattacataaaatcatCATTTATACAAGCAATCACTATAAACatagaaataacatatatatatattaatgaaaagaataaatgacgCTTCATTGGTGAACATATATAAGAATAGAGAATATATTCATGAGATTGTATTATTTTGACTACTTTCTAATAGCTATttgaacaatttattttaacattcttatatatttaattttatttaaataattattatttaataaattattattattataaactaaatatatgataaatattatttcgaatatatttattcaaaaagtATTTTGCAAtttggaaataaagaaaaaagaaaaagaaaaaaaaaaactgaaacgatacatgaattattatctttgttgtAATGCTAATATAAGAACTTTCTTTGTACTGATGATTCGTAGAAATGAGAAGATTATTTAAATGCCTTTATGAAGAGATTTTTGTAAAGTTCATTTTGTCATAgaagaatttaaattaatatatatatatatatttttttttttttttaatattatgaaatgaaaaaattaaattattttaatattttatattgaatttaaaaaattaattcgaaagaattaagatacgatcatttttcttattaaacgaAACTAAGTTAGAttgagaaatgaaatattaatgattacaattaataagaaatattttgaaaaaaaaaagaaaagaaaaggaaaaaaaaaagaaaaaaaaattacgctTTCATAGCTACATCccaataacaatatttataataatactgtCATTGTTGAAAAAACaagacaaatataaatatcagaGATTACATAATATAGTATTTTAAGATTCTCTAagctatacatatatatgtagacatatatatataaaagctttatatatgtgtatgtgtgtacctgtgtgtacatatatatatatatatatttctaaattattataatttatttatctttaaatttaacTAGCACCTTCCAACGAAAGTCTTTGATTAATATTCTCTACTCTTACTTTCATTTCCCTGAGTATATCCTCAGCTAGATTATCGACAGTTGTATATCTAActttgaagaaattaaatatatctatgagAAATTCTATTATCTGATCTCTAAAAAATTGGCAGGTAGATTTTAGGCTTCCCTCGGGACCTAGGAATCCCCAAACAAGTACCGGTGTTATTTGTTCAGAAATGAATAGAAATGAGCTAAGAAAcctttatcatattttaacatttgtcTTTGCCCATTAGCATCGACCATACCGCAGTTCCCACGCCTTAAacataagatataaatattgtcaaattgtcaaataaaattcatttgattaaaataattttctttttattttttatatttttttaactcaCCGTTTCTCTAAAACTCGCGGATATCCatctattttgtaatattgcCTTGATGGACGATGGTGGTTTCTCGACTTCCTCGAAGGCATCTAATAGTATAAAGTCAATTAATAcgtcataaaaattaatacatttgaCACCACGGTTAATAACTCTTCCTCGATCATATTACTGTTACTTGGATTGTGTAAGAATTCCAACATCCGTTCGTAATGCGTCAGATAATCCTTAGGATcctaaaaaggagagagagagagagagagagaaaaagaaaaaaaaagaaaaagaaaattattatccaccttcatgattatatatatatatatatatatatatatatatcttgttctcttttcgtCATACTTCATATAGATCATAAGATACATACTCTGTCggcataaataattaaatcgctGATAATTTGACGGCCAATATCAGCTATCCAAATGGTGGTTGATGGTGTATCGAACAATTTCGTGTAAGCTTGACGAAGACAGTATACTTTAGCCAAGTATTCAACATCGGAGCCACATTTTACCAATTCCGTATGTAATCGCCTGCAATGCAGTGttcatataaaattcgatattttttcgtGTTAAAAAgtatcgcaaaaaaaaaagaagaaaaaaaaaaaaggaagaaaagaagaaaaaaatcaagatcttaaatatgtgtgtatgtgtgtgtatatatatatgtcctatgtacatatatatatataaatgtatatatatatatatatatatatatacctgcaGGGAATGCCTTTATCCTCGTGTTGTTTTAACGCTGcatgatataatttttgccTCTCGAAATGTGGAAAAAGTTCGGAAAATTCTTCGAATTCACGTAAATCAGCTACCTGCaaagaaaacgatcgaaattctaaataataaatataaaatagttgTAAAGAGATGTACGAGATGTAACAGAGTGGATGAgtgtgaaattatatttaaaaagaaaaagaagaaaagtaaaaaaaaaaaaaaaaataaaataataataaataaaataaacgtgaactttatattaacatttctCAAGCTAAGTTTTCCCtcgtgaaaaataatgaaaataattcatttattatttcatgtctttttgttttaaataatcttcctcgtccctccccccccccaaaaaaaaaaaagaaaaaaaaaatacaaacaaacaaaattgaGAATACatgtttgttttgttctctcatctctcatatctattttcctttaatcgttcatcatttaatatcatttacatAATCCAAATAAGATGAAACATATAAATGTACcctcgttattaaaatttcaaaattcccGAGGTGTTATGTAATAGGTAAAATCTCGGGATAAAAATTCTACTTTAGAATATTTAAGATCGCAgtgagaaaagaggaagaaaaaataaaaaaaaaagaaagaaagaagaaaaagagagagaaaaagaagaagaagaagaagaagaagagacaagGAATATCTCAATAAAGTTGATTTGAGTCCTGAATGTAGATTTAAAATCTATTCTTACGAgtgtaacaaaaagaaaaagaaaagaaaaaaaaaagaaagaaagaaagacagaaagaaaaaacgtaaagCGATTATTCGCGTCCATTCATTGTCATAGTAATCGTATATGGAGATTATTTTCCCCCTTCGCCATCATCATTCGTTGGTATTCTACGCAAAGAGGTAGAACGACAACGTACCAAGTCATCGTCCCCAAGCGTAGGAGGAAGAattagaagagaaggaggaggaagaggagaaggaggaggatgaggaggaggaggtgataTGCTCACGGGAAAGGCTTTAGAAGATGAGGGCTGTCCCGTACACACAGAAAGGGGAACGAACGACATCCATGGACGAGAAGAGTGCACGGTGGTATCTTCCGCATTCCAAAACATGAAATTCATAGAACGCCTCCCGTctgtaatatattcttttacgaGAAGAAATGTAATGGATCGGTATTTAACCggttaacaaaattattaatgtataatcAATTTCGCTAATACGGGCAAGATTACATCAAttagttctcttttctttgtttctttcttacttttttttttttttctttttttttagtattatttttttttgatcatcattccatatatgtgtgtgtgtgtgtgcgatGTTTTTTCGATCATCattctatatgtgtatatatatatatatatatatatttttttttttttttcgataaagatTTGAGATTTGTGTATTTCCTCtgttgatatattatatctatattctcCTGCGAACTGCCGACCGTGAACATATGAATTTAATAGTTTATGATGAAAGtaggaacaaaagaaaaaaagagaagaaaaggaagaagtatacgttaagaagaaagaagaataacgtCAATCTTGTCTTCTtcgattctcttctcttcttctttctccaatGATTCTgaagaattctctctctctctctctctctctctctctctctctctctctctctctctctctctctctctccactttCATCCTCCTTCACCCGTCGTATCAACGTCATTTCGTATCAATtccattccttttctctctctctctctctctctctctctctctctctctatctgtctttctctctctctctttctctcatgctTTATTTTCACACTTCGCGCTTTATAACTTtattcgtcgtcatcgtcctcataatcgtcgttgtcgtcgttgtcgttgttgttattattgttcaaaaaaaaaaaaaaaaaaggaaaagaaaaagaaaaaaaaaatcaaaacgtGAAATTAAAGACAATAGGAGAAatcaaattgttttattacaaTGTCCCGttataatctattatatagAAGAATAGATTTTTTAACTCTAATTGTGCACAcctaaaagtaatttttaatttgtgcATTTCGGGTGTGCTACATTCTCCAGGACACTTTGGACAGCTGTCATTTAtattgaatgaataattttaacatcGAAAAACTTCTTTCACATTCTTTGAAgcttcgaaaataataatcagtaaGATTTCAAAACGTATTCTCGATTTTGAcgttacaaaaaagaaaaaaagaagaaaaaaaaaagtactcaAATGGTCGTTACAAAAagtacatttattttgaaGTATAGAAACGTAACTTATTTTGAGAAGGAATAAGTACTCAATTATTCCATCAATcactattattttctattctcttttatttttcttttttctttttctttcttccattcatttcatcaaaatattatttcatgattacgatacgacgaaaaaaaaaaaaaaaaaaaaaaaaaaaaaaaaaaaagaagaaaaaggaagaaaagaaaagaagaaaaataaaagtaaaagtgaGATAACAAATATCCTTGTGGGGTTATATGAAAACTTACCCCGTCTCGTGCTGATTCAAACGATTCTGGCGAAGAGGCGGCATCAGCTTTTTCCTTTCCGGATATTCGCATTCCCATGTTGGATTGATGGCGACTCTCTAAGCTTTCCTGGCTATCATCACGAAACAGCACCGAGTGctatgatataaaaagagaagatatacatatatacatacgtacatacatacatacatacatacatacatacacacatacacaaacatagaGAGACAGCACATACGTAGAGACATTCACATGGAAATTGTTTCGCtagcgtaaaaaaaaaatgaattcaaaGAGAAAGGACAGCGATTGTGACGTATTTGAAGTGACGGGTAGAATAatagtgattttttttttcgccagTGCCAACGGCATTCCAACGAGACgaacaattataacgaaatagTATAGAGAATAAGGAgttggaggtggaggagaaggtAAAGGATGAGGAAATAATACCTGATCGATGAATAGAAGCTCCGCGTGATTCTGGATTTGATAACCCATGTCAAGTAGATCTTGAACGTCCTGTGTAAATGCAGCATCCGCGTTTGATGGCAGAGCAAGAGCATCGTTACTTAGAGTAGAGCTAAACGCTGTGAGTGCGTCCTCCCAACAATAGAGTGCCTTCTCTAATGCCTCCAAACCTGTGTaacattatcgtcattataatcGCGATCATTATCTTCATAAGcatcgtcattgtcattgttattgtcTTTGTTCATTGATTTCTATTCCGTTTAGTCATGTTTATAAGCTTTATCGATAATCCCTTTTATACGGGAGCAACCTTTTTCCATCGAATTAAACGTATATAATCATCCCTATATCCTATCTCTTCAAACTTATCTACgacgtttttattttgaaatttaaattaactcgatatatatatatatcgatatatatatatgtgtgtgtgtgtgtgtgtcactGTGCGCCCagatttttttcacttttttgtttagctctctttttattaaagaggttgttgtatatataaacttagAAAGTTCTgaacaataaagaaagagagaggaaaaaaaaagaaaggaaaaatcacaAATCGATcttccagaaaaaaaaagaaaaaaaaaaaaagaaaaggaaaagaggaaagactttttattcgatagcattatatcgattaagaatattattggaaaaatattgTCGAAGTATTGCGTATTTTAAACTTTAAGTGATATTTTCTCAAAACTACTTACGTAcgctttttttcccctttttttctctttttaaatgaaattcgaGCAGAATTATTTCTCATGTCATTATTCGATCTTTATTAcggaaattttttatcgaacgtcACAGCATGATaaattcaatcattttttttctttctttttcattttgttttgtttgaaaataaattgaaaatctgTGTCTTCGTGAAGGGGccgaatttttaaaaatgtatttcaaggactttttggatttttttacTGTTATTTCTGATAATAACCCGAAGAGATATTATTGGTACCGCAAATGCTGTAAAAAACCATTCCGCTTGACCCGACATAGATAATACCAAAAATACGAGTTGTCGCAcgtatttaatgatttttttttttttttataattaagataaaatgcagaaagaaaaatcataaaaattgccattttcttatttttttgaatcatTCAAGTGTACGTAAATGTTTTAAAGTTAACgtctattattaaaattgcaaaagaaatttttgttcgatgtaattttcattaaaatacatttacaatttataatcgTGTCCGAAATATATCTCATTCATCAGTGAAAGATCGTACTTTGAACTGGGTGTGTAActaaaaaagtgaaaatacttttttgaTAGATTTCGTAAGGCATTCATCGTTCAGATCGAAGACgctaagtaataaaaagaagaaaaagataaggttTTTGTATAACGGGTATGTTtaaagtttattaatattcattagaaGCGAATGAAGTAATATGAGGAATGTGGATTCCTTGTGCTTTCGAGAATGTCAAGATATCAACGGGATCCCAGAGTACTCAAGTGAATGGTAggttctatatacatatgttatgtataaatgagaaattgtcgaaaaaaaaaaaaaaaaaaaaaaaaaaaaatcaaaccgCTTAACCAGGATCAACAAAGGAATGTCTCTTACGAGacctacttttttttcaaacatctTGTATCTCATATATccaaaagtatttattttttgtattaaaatcgtcgatcgttcatcaattttaattacattacatattatatactatatatactatataaattaaatcgattttaattattcataaatttacgataattatatatttcatataaataaataattatttaaaatttaatttattactaagaaattattttttttcgattcaatatatatttttataatttttcataatttttttttttttataatacattcgtCAACATATCCATTTATACATCTctgatgaatatttttaaatataatattattaaataaattttcatcactgaaattatttcattatctataatgtcgttaaatattttacattaaagtCGTCAAgcattatttgaaattaatgtcAGTGATATAGATTACATTTCAGAGATCTTAAATAAATCGGATATCGTAAACAAATTAATCGTATGCGATCtttataagaataacaatcgaatttaatatatttcgaaattctcCTGTAGTCTATTACATacgtaactatatatatatatatatacaacaaacTTTTctcattgtaataatatttggcCAGAGGGCAGCAATGTGCAATTCATGAGTGCAGCTGTACACAGGGAGATTTGCACCCCTCAATGGTGGAGATTGCTTTGGTTTCAACTGGGGTCCAGATAAGATATTTCCTACCCCCAGAGCAGGGTGCAAGTTGTGTACGGTAGTAAACCCTAACGACGAACGTTTATTTATCCATCCTCTctgatcgataaaatttcttgaccaacgcaagagagagagaaagag
This portion of the Vespa velutina chromosome 4, iVesVel2.1, whole genome shotgun sequence genome encodes:
- the LOC124948598 gene encoding actin-related protein 2/3 complex subunit 5-C — protein: MSRNDGKKDTSASAFRKIDVDQYSDNNFKEEDGDAGSTGPTGPDENEILTLLSQGKNAEALISVLKSAPLGCKNQQIKDNARNLTQKVLLSIKSNQMDDCLAQLDRDLMDVLMKYIYRGFEIPTEGSSNHLLIWHEKVYNISGVGSIVRAFSDSKRA
- the LOC124948597 gene encoding putative ATP-dependent RNA helicase TDRD12 isoform X1, which translates into the protein MDCPALINIFHTPKIIWYQTDNTIGIRVMLQDVKDYFLRVEIDHLFFSTILNDKEYYLSLYLFGSVIPEETTHLNLEREIKINLIKAFKWLPWLRLLNNKEKFPYVVHDLERLYEPSWRKDEKKRIVLDDEHKIAEYLRTQNILPDDEYTNDEDSDEWLDNEMLDDLLF
- the LOC124948597 gene encoding uncharacterized protein LOC124948597 isoform X2 — its product is MDCPALINIFHTPKIIWYQTDNTIGIRVMLQDVKDYFLRVEIDHLFFSVIPEETTHLNLEREIKINLIKAFKWLPWLRLLNNKEKFPYVVHDLERLYEPSWRKDEKKRIVLDDEHKIAEYLRTQNILPDDEYTNDEDSDEWLDNEMLDDLLF
- the LOC124948741 gene encoding LOW QUALITY PROTEIN: mitoguardin (The sequence of the model RefSeq protein was modified relative to this genomic sequence to represent the inferred CDS: inserted 3 bases in 3 codons) — protein: MSIFNTRQFLGTLYSRYVTFFPAFNLSRTQKIFIICLTGGSLLLGGLAQFLKRRRRLPLPPSKKSIRDLKQRFANAKSNFDALSQVSWARRSEASSRSHISERASLISPLPEGTEGDVRLTPQQYGVLGLEALEKALYCWEDALTAFSSTLSNDALALPSNADAAFTQDVQDLLDMGYQIQNHAELLFIDQHSVLFRDDSQESLESRHQSNMGMRISGKEKADAASSPESFESARDGVADLREFEEFSELFPHFERQKLYHAALKQHEDKGIPCRRLHTELVKCGSDVEYLAKVYCLRQAYTKLFDTPSTTIWIADIGRQIISDLIIYADRDPKDYLTHYERMLEFLHNPSNSNMIEEELXNRGVKCINFYDVLIDFILLDAFEEVEKPPSSIKAILQNRWISASFRETVSVGTAVWSMLMGXRQMLKYDKGFLAHFYXISEQITPVLVWGFLGPEGSLKSTCQFFRDQIIEFLIDIFNFFKVRYTTVDNLAEDILREMKVRVENINQRLSLEGAS